A section of the Candidatus Eisenbacteria bacterium genome encodes:
- a CDS encoding Hsp20/alpha crystallin family protein — MKRSHDDDPLREHWEHLLSGRSHLPVPGHEAWHPPTDAYETEAEFVVRVDIAGTSPEDLQVVAEGRMLRIRGVRRAPQSEGRGQFHKMEIRVGAFERHLRLPEGCCGEGITMAYEQGILIVRLVKRLDR, encoded by the coding sequence ATGAAACGATCCCATGACGACGATCCGCTTCGCGAGCACTGGGAGCACCTGCTCTCGGGCCGCTCCCACCTTCCCGTCCCGGGCCACGAGGCCTGGCACCCGCCCACGGACGCCTACGAGACCGAGGCCGAGTTCGTGGTGCGCGTGGACATCGCGGGCACCAGCCCCGAGGACCTCCAGGTCGTGGCCGAGGGCCGGATGCTGCGGATCCGCGGGGTGCGCCGGGCGCCGCAGTCGGAGGGCCGCGGGCAGTTCCACAAGATGGAGATCCGCGTCGGCGCCTTCGAGCGACACCTGCGCCTGCCCGAGGGTTGCTGCGGCGAGGGCATCACCATGGCGTACGAGCAGGGCATCCTGATCGTGCGCCTGGTCAAGCGGCTGGACCGGTGA
- a CDS encoding bifunctional UDP-3-O-[3-hydroxymyristoyl] N-acetylglucosamine deacetylase/3-hydroxyacyl-ACP dehydratase: MSDAQRTLQAPIAYSGTGLHTGRPGNVRLVPAEADTGIRFVRVDQPGRPEVRVSPENAVYDAARGRRTILGAGGVEVHTVEHLLAALAGMGVDNLVVEVDALELPEPRDGSALPIVELIRKAGLVEQAAPRRYFHVDRPVVHSAGPVQLLATPHDGLRLSFTIVYDDELVGTQHATFDVDPETFAREIAPARTFVLDRDVEGLRAQGLIQGGRLDNGVVVRDGKVINPEPLRFRDEFVRHKVLDFLGDLFLMGRPMRGHFTAIRSGHESNVAFVRLLAAQAEESARTNGTSAAASRKPAYDIQQIMDVMPHRYPFLLVDRILELEAGKRVVGIKNVTMNEPFFQGHFPGRPVMPGVLVIEAMAQCGGFMFLNTVADPGGKLMFFMGIDNARFRRQVLPGDTLRIEVEMVRLKVRMCKVHAKAFVDGELAAEADLLSGIADNQPG; the protein is encoded by the coding sequence ATGAGCGACGCCCAGCGCACACTCCAGGCGCCGATCGCCTACAGCGGCACGGGCCTGCACACCGGCAGGCCGGGAAACGTGCGGCTGGTGCCGGCCGAGGCCGACACCGGCATCCGTTTCGTGCGGGTGGACCAGCCCGGTCGTCCCGAGGTGCGGGTGTCCCCGGAGAATGCCGTGTACGACGCCGCGCGCGGGCGGCGCACCATCCTGGGCGCCGGGGGCGTGGAGGTGCACACCGTGGAGCACCTGCTGGCCGCGCTGGCCGGCATGGGCGTGGACAACCTGGTGGTCGAGGTGGACGCCCTGGAGCTGCCCGAGCCCCGCGACGGCAGCGCGCTGCCCATCGTGGAGCTGATCCGGAAGGCGGGGCTCGTGGAGCAGGCCGCGCCGCGCCGCTACTTCCACGTGGACCGACCGGTGGTGCACTCCGCCGGACCGGTGCAACTGCTGGCCACCCCGCACGACGGCCTGCGACTCTCCTTCACCATCGTGTACGACGACGAGCTGGTGGGCACGCAGCACGCCACCTTCGACGTGGACCCCGAGACCTTCGCCCGCGAGATCGCGCCGGCGCGCACCTTCGTGCTGGACCGCGACGTGGAGGGCCTGCGCGCGCAGGGGCTCATCCAGGGCGGGCGGCTGGACAACGGCGTGGTGGTGCGCGACGGGAAGGTGATCAACCCCGAGCCGCTGCGCTTCCGGGACGAGTTCGTGCGCCACAAGGTGCTGGACTTCCTCGGCGACCTGTTCCTCATGGGCCGGCCCATGCGCGGCCACTTCACCGCGATCCGCTCCGGGCACGAGTCCAACGTGGCCTTCGTGCGCCTGCTCGCCGCGCAGGCCGAGGAATCGGCGCGCACCAACGGTACCAGCGCCGCCGCGTCGAGGAAGCCGGCCTATGACATCCAGCAGATCATGGACGTCATGCCGCACCGCTACCCGTTCCTGCTGGTGGACCGGATTCTGGAGCTGGAGGCCGGCAAGCGGGTCGTGGGGATCAAGAACGTGACCATGAACGAGCCGTTCTTCCAGGGCCACTTCCCGGGCCGCCCGGTGATGCCGGGCGTGCTGGTGATCGAGGCCATGGCGCAGTGCGGCGGATTCATGTTCCTCAACACCGTGGCCGACCCCGGGGGCAAGCTGATGTTCTTCATGGGCATCGACAACGCGCGCTTCCGACGCCAGGTGCTCCCGGGGGACACGCTCCGCATCGAGGTGGAGATGGTCCGGCTGAAGGTCCGCATGTGCAAGGTGCATGCGAAGGCGTTCGTGGACGGCGAGCTGGCGGCGGAGGCCGACCTGCTCTCCGGCATCGCGGACAACCAGCCGGGCTAG
- a CDS encoding Gfo/Idh/MocA family oxidoreductase — protein MTLRAAVVGLGHLGRHHARLLHQLPGVKLVSICDLLPAKFDQPECPPEVPRTRDARAAWQEADLVVVATPTASHAEVALPALRAGLDVLVEKPLAATASEGRALLEAARDSGAVLHTGHSERFNSAYRAVGGRLQDVRFVEGHRLAPFTPRSLDVDVVLDLMVHDLDLALHAVRRPVERVEAVGVPVISPHVDIANARLVFAGGCVANLTASRVSAKAVRKLRFFDHDAYWSLDFIQREADVTVLERPADGPPAVSQRRERLEGEPLRLELEDFVAACAARRGGPAHLPAGATGEEGMAALELALRVREAIALHADRFGPRQP, from the coding sequence ATGACGCTGCGCGCCGCGGTCGTCGGGCTCGGCCACCTCGGCCGTCATCACGCCCGCCTGCTGCACCAGTTGCCGGGCGTGAAACTGGTCTCCATCTGCGACCTGCTGCCCGCGAAGTTCGACCAGCCCGAGTGCCCACCGGAGGTCCCGCGCACGCGCGACGCGCGCGCGGCCTGGCAGGAGGCCGACCTGGTGGTGGTGGCCACCCCCACCGCGTCGCATGCCGAGGTGGCCCTGCCCGCGCTCCGCGCCGGGCTCGACGTACTGGTGGAGAAGCCGCTGGCCGCGACCGCCTCCGAGGGGCGCGCCCTGCTGGAGGCGGCCCGCGACTCCGGCGCGGTCCTGCACACGGGTCACTCCGAGCGCTTCAACTCCGCGTATCGCGCGGTGGGCGGCCGCCTTCAGGACGTGCGCTTCGTGGAGGGCCACCGCCTGGCGCCGTTCACCCCGCGCAGCCTGGATGTGGACGTGGTGCTGGACCTGATGGTGCACGACCTCGACCTGGCGCTGCACGCGGTGCGCCGTCCCGTGGAGCGCGTGGAGGCGGTCGGCGTGCCGGTGATCTCCCCGCACGTGGACATCGCCAACGCCCGGCTGGTGTTCGCCGGGGGGTGCGTGGCCAACCTCACCGCCAGCCGCGTGTCCGCCAAGGCCGTCCGCAAGCTGCGCTTCTTCGACCACGACGCGTACTGGAGCCTGGACTTCATCCAGCGCGAGGCGGACGTCACGGTGCTGGAGCGGCCCGCGGACGGGCCGCCGGCGGTGTCGCAGCGCCGGGAGCGGCTGGAGGGGGAGCCGCTGCGGCTCGAGCTCGAGGACTTCGTGGCGGCCTGCGCCGCCCGGCGGGGCGGCCCCGCGCACCTGCCGGCCGGCGCGACCGGGGAGGAAGGCATGGCCGCCCTCGAGCTGGCGCTGCGGGTGCGCGAGGCCATCGCCCTCCACGCGGACCGCTTCGGCCCGCGGCAGCCGTGA
- the lpxB gene encoding lipid-A-disaccharide synthase: MSPPTLLISAGEPSGDRHAARFLDEFRRRHPGTQAFGLGGPELRAAGLEPLARMEDLAVVGLVEAISRLPQAFRALALLEREAARRRPDLVVPVDFPDFNLRLASRARRLGLKVLYYVSPQVWAWRESRVARIGRDVDRLAVVFPFEVEYYRKRGLTVDYVGHPLLEEMGPPPATGAFHARHGLDPARPLVALFPGSRVGEVVRHWPLLLEAARLLAVRRPGTQAVAALAAGLPGSALAVPARSAVKVVAGEEHDLLRSAGAAAVAAGTATLEALLAGCPQVVYYRTSPLTYALMKRAVKLRHVSLANIVGGGDVACELLQSQATPAGIAAELERLLDDPAEPARVRARATKVVGDLGGPRASEELSRVAEGMLWPVP, translated from the coding sequence GTGAGCCCGCCCACCCTGCTGATCTCCGCCGGAGAGCCCTCCGGCGACCGCCACGCGGCACGCTTCCTCGACGAGTTCCGGCGCCGCCATCCGGGGACGCAGGCCTTCGGCCTCGGGGGCCCGGAGTTGCGCGCCGCCGGCCTGGAGCCGCTGGCCCGCATGGAGGACCTCGCGGTGGTGGGCCTGGTGGAGGCGATCTCGCGGCTGCCCCAGGCCTTCCGCGCGCTGGCGCTGCTGGAGCGCGAGGCGGCGCGGCGGCGGCCCGACCTGGTGGTGCCGGTGGACTTCCCCGACTTCAACCTGCGGCTCGCCTCGCGGGCCCGCCGGCTGGGGCTCAAGGTGCTCTACTACGTGAGCCCGCAGGTGTGGGCGTGGCGGGAGTCGCGCGTCGCGAGGATCGGGCGCGACGTGGACCGCCTGGCGGTGGTGTTTCCCTTCGAGGTGGAGTACTACCGCAAGCGCGGCCTTACCGTGGACTACGTGGGTCATCCGCTGCTGGAGGAGATGGGCCCGCCGCCCGCGACAGGCGCGTTCCATGCGCGCCACGGGCTGGACCCGGCCCGGCCGCTGGTGGCCCTGTTCCCCGGCAGCCGGGTGGGCGAGGTGGTGCGGCACTGGCCGCTGCTGCTGGAGGCCGCCCGGCTGCTGGCGGTGAGACGGCCCGGCACCCAGGCGGTGGCCGCGCTCGCCGCGGGGCTGCCGGGGTCGGCGCTGGCGGTGCCGGCGCGCTCGGCGGTGAAGGTGGTGGCCGGGGAGGAGCACGACCTGCTCCGCTCGGCGGGCGCGGCGGCGGTGGCCGCGGGCACCGCCACCCTGGAGGCGCTCCTCGCGGGTTGTCCGCAGGTGGTCTACTACCGCACCTCGCCGCTCACTTACGCGCTGATGAAGCGGGCGGTGAAGCTGCGTCACGTGAGCCTGGCCAACATCGTCGGCGGCGGGGACGTGGCGTGCGAGCTGCTGCAATCGCAGGCCACCCCGGCGGGAATCGCCGCGGAACTGGAGCGGCTCCTGGACGACCCCGCCGAGCCGGCCCGCGTGCGCGCGCGGGCGACGAAGGTGGTGGGGGACCTGGGCGGGCCGCGCGCCTCGGAGGAACTGAGCCGCGTGGCGGAGGGAATGCTGTGGCCCGTCCCCTAG
- a CDS encoding lysophospholipid acyltransferase family protein, protein MARPLDMPWMSDIGPEVPWIGRAAAGTLRLLGSTWRIRTVGATHDRAAHAGGSRVIYALWHGRILPLIFAHRGQGVGTLVSRHRDGEFLAVALEMLGYTVRRGSSKRGGAEALLAMRELAGERDVAITPDGPRGPAGAIYPGVLMLARRTGLPIVPVSCVASSAWHFGTWDRFMVPRPGALVEIRFGEPLRVTADLDAGGMEPWGRRLASALDELGRPGSRAALELSAAGAAQEVP, encoded by the coding sequence GTGGCCCGTCCCCTAGACATGCCCTGGATGAGCGACATCGGCCCCGAGGTGCCGTGGATCGGCCGGGCCGCGGCGGGCACCCTGCGCCTGCTGGGCTCCACCTGGCGAATCCGCACCGTGGGCGCCACGCACGACCGGGCGGCGCACGCCGGTGGCTCGCGGGTGATCTACGCGCTGTGGCACGGGCGCATTCTGCCGCTCATCTTCGCGCACCGCGGGCAGGGCGTCGGCACGCTGGTGAGCCGCCACCGGGACGGTGAGTTCCTGGCAGTGGCCCTGGAGATGCTGGGCTACACCGTGCGCCGCGGCTCCTCCAAGCGCGGGGGAGCCGAGGCGCTCCTGGCGATGCGGGAGCTGGCGGGCGAGCGCGACGTGGCCATCACCCCGGACGGGCCGCGCGGCCCCGCCGGGGCCATCTACCCCGGGGTGCTGATGCTGGCGCGCCGCACCGGGCTGCCCATCGTGCCGGTGAGCTGCGTGGCCAGCTCGGCCTGGCACTTCGGGACGTGGGACCGGTTCATGGTGCCCCGCCCGGGCGCGCTCGTGGAGATCCGCTTCGGCGAGCCCCTGCGCGTCACTGCGGACCTGGACGCGGGCGGGATGGAACCGTGGGGCCGGCGCCTCGCGTCGGCCCTCGACGAACTGGGGCGCCCCGGATCCAGGGCCGCGCTCGAACTGTCCGCCGCCGGCGCCGCGCAGGAAGTTCCGTGA
- the lpxK gene encoding tetraacyldisaccharide 4'-kinase: protein MSDGRREDRDVEEYPRVAAPLGWLVAAIARARRAAMGGGTRLPVPVISVGNLAVGGTGKTPLVRHLAGWLAEDGRHVAVLSRGYARPVAGRGVSRVSLRGQVEVASWEEAGDEPWLLAHGLPRASVYVARSRVSAGRAAVGDGAEVLLLDDGFQHLGLARDLDVVCLRGDEHRCRVLPAGPLREPRSALRAAGAGVLVLPSRARDAAGEDSDAPEAGSGELAEEQALAARLRALLPADATWATARVGPRSVDLPGAGRSPASTLAGRAVGVVCAIARHERFVATVRALGAHVEAIHARRDHHVFGEEEIDRLRKDLLWVTTEKDVPRLPRWFGAAVLRVGLHFTSGGDELRARVREAAA from the coding sequence ATGAGCGACGGGCGGCGCGAGGACCGGGATGTGGAGGAGTATCCGCGCGTCGCGGCCCCCCTGGGCTGGCTGGTCGCGGCGATCGCCCGCGCGCGCCGCGCGGCCATGGGCGGGGGCACGCGCCTGCCGGTGCCGGTGATCTCGGTGGGCAACCTGGCCGTGGGCGGGACCGGCAAGACCCCCCTGGTGCGCCACCTGGCCGGCTGGCTCGCGGAGGACGGCCGCCACGTGGCGGTGCTCTCCCGGGGCTACGCGCGGCCCGTGGCCGGCCGCGGAGTATCGAGGGTGTCGCTGCGCGGGCAGGTGGAGGTGGCCTCGTGGGAGGAGGCCGGCGACGAGCCGTGGCTGCTGGCCCACGGGCTCCCGCGGGCCTCGGTGTACGTGGCCCGAAGCCGCGTTTCGGCCGGCCGGGCTGCCGTGGGGGACGGCGCCGAGGTGCTGCTGCTCGACGACGGCTTCCAGCACCTGGGCCTGGCCCGTGACCTGGACGTGGTGTGCCTGCGCGGCGACGAGCACCGCTGCCGGGTGCTGCCCGCCGGCCCGCTGCGGGAGCCGCGTTCGGCGCTGCGGGCCGCCGGGGCGGGGGTGCTGGTGCTGCCGTCCCGCGCGCGCGACGCAGCCGGAGAGGACAGCGACGCGCCGGAGGCCGGCTCCGGGGAGCTGGCGGAGGAGCAGGCCCTGGCCGCGAGGCTGCGGGCGCTGCTGCCCGCGGACGCGACCTGGGCCACCGCGCGGGTGGGGCCCCGCAGCGTGGACCTGCCCGGGGCCGGGCGTTCGCCTGCCTCGACCCTGGCGGGCCGGGCCGTGGGCGTGGTGTGTGCGATCGCCCGCCACGAGCGCTTCGTGGCGACCGTCCGGGCGCTGGGGGCCCACGTGGAGGCCATCCACGCGCGGCGCGACCACCACGTGTTCGGTGAGGAGGAGATCGACCGTTTGCGCAAGGACCTGCTGTGGGTGACCACCGAGAAGGACGTGCCGCGCCTGCCCCGCTGGTTCGGGGCGGCGGTGCTGCGCGTGGGGCTGCATTTCACCTCGGGCGGCGACGAGCTGCGCGCGCGGGTGCGCGAGGCGGCGGCGTGA
- the lpxA gene encoding acyl-ACP--UDP-N-acetylglucosamine O-acyltransferase: MATREETRPRIHATALVDPRAELGTGVQVGPYAIVGAGVRLGAGTRVGPHAVLMGNLSLGEDNVVHPHAVLGDDPQDLKFRGERSYVEIGDRNQIREFCTVHPATVEDGATRIGSDCLLMAYTHVGHDCRVGNHVVMANSAHLGGHVSVDDWAILGGVTAVHQFARVGRHSLVGMGSRVVKDVPPFVKCAGEPLRTAGLNTVGLVRRGFPAETRLELKRAYRILFRSHLTVREAVRRIRGELRQLTEIEQLCDFVATSERGIIL, translated from the coding sequence GTGGCCACGCGCGAAGAGACCCGCCCCCGCATCCACGCCACCGCCCTGGTGGATCCCCGCGCCGAACTGGGCACGGGGGTGCAGGTGGGCCCGTACGCGATCGTGGGCGCCGGCGTGCGCCTGGGCGCGGGCACGCGCGTCGGCCCGCACGCGGTGCTCATGGGCAACCTGTCGCTGGGGGAGGACAACGTCGTCCACCCGCACGCGGTGCTGGGCGACGACCCGCAGGACCTCAAGTTCCGCGGCGAGCGGTCCTACGTGGAGATCGGCGACCGCAACCAGATCCGCGAATTCTGCACCGTCCACCCCGCCACGGTGGAGGACGGCGCCACCCGCATCGGGTCGGACTGCCTGCTCATGGCGTACACGCACGTGGGCCACGACTGCCGCGTGGGCAACCACGTGGTCATGGCCAACAGCGCGCACCTGGGCGGCCACGTCTCGGTGGACGACTGGGCCATCCTGGGCGGGGTCACCGCCGTGCACCAGTTCGCCCGCGTGGGGCGCCACTCGCTGGTGGGCATGGGCTCGCGCGTGGTGAAGGATGTGCCGCCGTTCGTGAAGTGCGCCGGCGAGCCGCTGCGCACCGCGGGTCTCAACACCGTCGGACTGGTGCGGCGGGGCTTCCCGGCGGAGACCCGCCTGGAGCTCAAGCGCGCCTACCGCATCCTCTTCCGCTCGCACCTCACGGTGAGGGAGGCGGTGCGGCGGATCCGGGGGGAGCTGCGGCAGCTGACCGAGATCGAGCAGCTGTGCGACTTCGTCGCCACCTCGGAGCGCGGCATCATCCTCTAG
- a CDS encoding 3-deoxy-D-manno-octulosonic acid transferase (catalyzes the transfer of 2-keto-3-deoxy-D-manno-octulosonic acid to lipid A) — protein sequence MNAAGAAYRAIGWLLRPGLEGWGRLAGPERAARAGLAAPEPRGALWAHAASVGELGGVEVFLGALHSRAPGLPARITCHTRTGLARARAGGRVAEPAPLDAAFAVGRRLARTRPAALAVFETELWPALLGECAVRVPVSWVNGRISERAFPRHRALRSLLAPSLARVRAFAVQGPADAERFVALGAPAERVRVTGNLKHDRPPPPRISGADLGLAGDGPVVVFGSLRDGEEAAVLDALAVARRAEPALAAVLAPRHPRVAERLAGLLRERGVDFGRRSAGASGVRTLLLDTLGELAGAYTAGQVAFVGGSLVPLGGHDVMEPARAGVPVLFGPHTGHCDVECRALLDSGGALRVPDGAALGRAMAELLAAPAERARMAAAAAAAAAAERGSAARALDWLLRNGALPAGPAPEAA from the coding sequence GTGAACGCCGCGGGGGCGGCCTACCGCGCCATCGGCTGGCTGCTGCGCCCCGGCCTGGAGGGCTGGGGCAGGCTGGCCGGCCCGGAGCGCGCCGCGCGCGCCGGGCTGGCGGCCCCGGAACCGCGCGGGGCGCTCTGGGCGCACGCGGCCTCGGTGGGCGAGTTGGGCGGGGTGGAGGTGTTCCTGGGCGCGCTGCATTCGCGCGCGCCGGGGTTGCCCGCCCGGATCACCTGCCACACCAGGACCGGCCTGGCGCGCGCGCGGGCGGGGGGGCGCGTGGCGGAGCCTGCGCCGCTGGACGCGGCCTTCGCGGTGGGCCGCCGCCTGGCGCGCACGCGACCCGCCGCGCTCGCGGTGTTCGAAACTGAATTGTGGCCCGCGCTGCTCGGGGAGTGCGCCGTGCGGGTGCCCGTGAGCTGGGTGAACGGGCGCATCTCGGAGCGGGCCTTCCCGCGCCACCGGGCGCTGCGTTCGCTGCTGGCGCCCTCGCTGGCGCGGGTGCGGGCGTTCGCCGTGCAGGGCCCCGCCGACGCGGAGCGGTTCGTGGCGCTGGGGGCCCCGGCGGAGCGGGTGCGTGTGACCGGCAACCTCAAGCATGACCGGCCGCCGCCGCCGCGCATCTCCGGTGCGGACCTGGGCCTGGCCGGGGACGGCCCGGTGGTAGTGTTCGGCAGCCTGCGCGACGGCGAGGAAGCGGCGGTGCTCGACGCGCTCGCGGTGGCGCGGCGGGCGGAGCCCGCGCTGGCCGCGGTGCTGGCGCCGCGCCACCCGCGCGTGGCGGAGCGCCTCGCCGGGCTGCTGCGCGAGCGCGGGGTGGATTTCGGCCGCCGCAGCGCCGGGGCGAGCGGCGTGCGCACCCTGTTGCTGGACACGCTGGGGGAGCTGGCGGGCGCCTACACCGCCGGGCAGGTGGCGTTCGTCGGCGGCAGCCTGGTGCCCCTGGGCGGGCACGACGTGATGGAACCGGCGCGCGCCGGGGTGCCGGTCCTGTTCGGGCCCCACACCGGCCACTGTGACGTGGAGTGCCGGGCGCTGCTGGACTCGGGCGGCGCGCTCCGCGTGCCGGACGGCGCGGCCCTGGGCCGCGCGATGGCGGAGTTGCTGGCCGCCCCGGCGGAGCGGGCGCGGATGGCGGCCGCGGCGGCCGCGGCGGCCGCGGCGGAGCGAGGCTCGGCCGCGCGGGCGCTGGACTGGCTGCTGCGGAACGGGGCGCTGCCCGCGGGGCCGGCGCCGGAGGCCGCATGA
- the nadB gene encoding L-aspartate oxidase, whose protein sequence is MIRRTDFLVLGSGIGGLTYALEAARFGRVTVLTKKERGESNTNYAQGGVASVTAPGDDFRLHIRDTLRCGAGLCDPAAVRMVVEDGPPMIRQLLDWGVRFDRDGRGLAVGREGGHSRKRIVHARDATGREIERALLEAVRHHPNIRLLEHHLGVDLILASKAGMGRGGGEACLGAYVLSVHTGRMIPFLARATVLATGGAGKVYLYTTNPDIATGDGVAMGYRAGAAVADMEFVQFHPTCLYHPESHHPEARSFLISEAVRGEGGVLLNGAGRRFMGRYHRMKELAPRDVVARAIDNEMKTRGDRHVWLDVTRLGAAFVRRRFPNIHASCLEFGLDITREPIPVVPAAHYMCGGVRVDLEARTSVPRLLAVGECAMTGLHGANRLASNSLLEALVYARRAVETSRGLLGAGLPRTVPEWRDTSVELRPAAVLYQHNWETVRRLMWDLVGIVRSDGRLRSAARRLRLVREEIEAYYWRHRVTLDIVELRNLALVAELVVRSARRRGESRGLHYNVDHPDTDPRLEGRHTLLRAPRPRPPAGKRGRPGL, encoded by the coding sequence ATGATCCGGCGAACGGACTTCCTGGTGCTGGGATCGGGCATCGGCGGCCTCACCTACGCGCTGGAAGCGGCGCGCTTCGGCCGGGTCACGGTGCTCACCAAGAAGGAACGCGGCGAGTCCAACACCAACTACGCCCAGGGCGGGGTGGCCAGCGTCACCGCCCCCGGGGACGACTTCCGGCTGCACATTCGCGACACGCTGCGCTGCGGCGCGGGGCTGTGCGATCCGGCCGCCGTCCGGATGGTGGTGGAGGACGGCCCGCCCATGATCCGCCAGCTCCTGGACTGGGGCGTGCGTTTCGACCGCGACGGGCGCGGGCTCGCGGTGGGGCGCGAGGGCGGCCACTCCCGCAAGCGGATCGTGCACGCGCGCGACGCCACCGGGCGCGAGATCGAGCGCGCGCTGCTCGAGGCGGTGCGGCACCACCCCAACATCCGGCTGCTGGAACACCACCTGGGGGTGGACCTGATCCTGGCCTCCAAGGCGGGGATGGGGCGCGGGGGCGGCGAGGCGTGCCTGGGAGCCTACGTGCTGTCGGTGCACACGGGGCGGATGATCCCGTTCCTGGCGCGGGCCACCGTGCTGGCCACCGGGGGGGCGGGCAAGGTGTACCTGTACACCACCAACCCCGACATCGCCACGGGCGACGGGGTGGCCATGGGCTATCGCGCGGGCGCCGCGGTGGCGGACATGGAGTTCGTGCAGTTTCACCCCACGTGCCTGTATCACCCCGAGTCGCACCACCCGGAGGCCCGGTCTTTCCTGATCTCGGAGGCCGTGCGCGGCGAGGGTGGGGTGCTGCTCAACGGCGCCGGGCGGCGCTTCATGGGCCGCTACCACCGGATGAAGGAACTGGCGCCGCGCGACGTGGTGGCGCGCGCCATTGACAACGAGATGAAGACCCGCGGCGACCGCCATGTGTGGCTGGATGTCACGCGCCTGGGGGCGGCCTTCGTGCGCCGCCGCTTCCCCAACATCCACGCCTCGTGCCTCGAATTCGGCCTGGACATCACCCGCGAGCCGATTCCCGTGGTGCCGGCGGCCCACTACATGTGCGGCGGGGTGCGGGTGGACCTCGAGGCCCGCACCTCCGTGCCGCGGCTGCTGGCGGTGGGCGAGTGCGCCATGACCGGGCTGCACGGCGCCAACCGGCTGGCCAGCAACTCGCTCCTGGAGGCCCTCGTGTACGCCCGGCGCGCGGTGGAGACCTCGCGCGGGCTGCTGGGCGCGGGGCTGCCCCGCACCGTGCCGGAGTGGCGCGACACCTCGGTGGAGCTGCGCCCTGCGGCGGTGCTCTACCAGCACAACTGGGAGACGGTCCGGCGGCTGATGTGGGACCTGGTGGGCATCGTGCGCAGTGACGGCCGGCTGCGCTCGGCGGCCCGGCGTCTGCGGCTGGTGCGCGAGGAGATCGAGGCCTACTACTGGCGGCACCGGGTGACTCTGGACATCGTCGAGCTGCGCAACCTGGCCCTGGTGGCCGAGCTGGTGGTGCGCAGCGCCCGCCGCCGCGGCGAGAGCCGCGGGCTGCACTACAACGTGGACCATCCGGACACCGATCCGCGCCTGGAGGGGCGCCACACGCTGCTGCGCGCCCCCCGCCCGCGGCCGCCCGCTGGAAAGCGCGGCCGTCCGGGGCTATGA